A region from the Vibrio navarrensis genome encodes:
- the purM gene encoding phosphoribosylformylglycinamidine cyclo-ligase, translated as MSGNNSSLSYKDAGVDIDAGNALVERIKGAVKRTRRPEVMGGLGGFGALCELPTKYKQPVLVSGTDGVGTKLRLALDMNKHDTIGIDLVAMCVNDLIVQGAEPLFFLDYYATGKLDVDTAAAVVSGIADGCVQAGCALIGGETAEMPGMYEGEDYDVAGFCVGVVEKEEIIDGSKVAVGDALIAVGSSGPHSNGYSLIRKILEVSGADKNEELAGRTIGEHLLEPTKIYIKSGLKLIAEHDIHAISHITGGGFWENIPRVLPEGTKAVIDGKSWQWPVIFQWLQEKGNVDTHEMYRTFNCGVGLIIALPQAQAQAAVKLLQEEGENAWVIGAIAKAESGEEQVEIH; from the coding sequence GTGAGTGGTAATAACTCTTCTCTGAGCTATAAAGATGCTGGTGTAGACATCGATGCAGGCAACGCCCTAGTCGAACGTATTAAAGGTGCGGTTAAGCGCACACGTCGTCCTGAAGTCATGGGCGGCCTTGGTGGATTCGGCGCACTGTGCGAACTGCCAACTAAATACAAGCAGCCAGTTTTGGTGTCGGGCACCGACGGTGTAGGAACCAAACTGCGTCTCGCTCTGGATATGAACAAACACGACACCATCGGCATCGACTTAGTCGCGATGTGCGTCAACGATCTGATTGTGCAAGGCGCTGAACCTCTGTTTTTCCTTGATTACTACGCGACAGGCAAGCTGGACGTAGATACCGCTGCGGCCGTGGTTTCTGGCATTGCGGATGGTTGCGTACAGGCGGGCTGCGCTCTGATCGGTGGTGAAACCGCGGAAATGCCAGGAATGTATGAAGGCGAAGACTATGATGTCGCCGGTTTCTGCGTTGGCGTGGTCGAAAAAGAAGAGATCATTGATGGCAGTAAAGTGGCGGTTGGCGATGCGTTGATCGCCGTCGGTTCAAGTGGCCCACACTCAAACGGCTATTCGCTTATCCGTAAAATTCTTGAAGTGTCTGGCGCAGACAAGAACGAAGAACTGGCAGGACGTACCATTGGCGAGCACCTGCTGGAACCCACGAAAATCTATATTAAGTCAGGTCTAAAACTGATTGCTGAACACGACATTCATGCAATTTCGCACATCACTGGTGGTGGTTTCTGGGAAAACATTCCACGCGTGCTGCCTGAAGGCACCAAAGCGGTGATTGATGGCAAGAGCTGGCAATGGCCAGTGATCTTCCAATGGCTACAAGAGAAAGGCAACGTAGACACACACGAAATGTATCGCACATTCAACTGTGGTGTTGGCCTGATTATCGCTCTCCCACAAGCGCAAGCACAAGCCGCAGTGAAACTGCTGCAAGAGGAAGGTGAAAACGCTTGGGTTATCGGCGCGATCGCGAAAGCGGAAAGCGGCGAAGAGCAGGTTGAGATTCACTGA